In a genomic window of Zingiber officinale cultivar Zhangliang chromosome 9B, Zo_v1.1, whole genome shotgun sequence:
- the LOC122025305 gene encoding NAC domain-containing protein 90-like, with the protein MNSVVLPGYRFYPTEEELIDFFLRNKLENRRQDMEVVVPVVDIYNFDPWQLSQMSGEACRGDDEQWIFFCPRQEREAQGGRPTRTTPSGYWKATGSPSLVFSSANRALGMKRTMVFYEGRAPTGTSTKWKMNEYRALDQSVSAAAGPPKFRSEFSVCRVYTRSGCIRAFDRRPTPAQGVEEAAALVTPQRASTASVAHDSFNSSNGAAGDGLQRILEGQHQHGGAGAGDNDEVDDPFTACIRSGSD; encoded by the exons ATGAACTCCGTCGTGCTGCCGGGCTACCGCTTCTACCCCACCGAAGAAGAGTTGATCGACTTCTTCCTCCGAAACAAGCTTGAGAATCGGCGGCAAGACATGGAGGTGGTCGTCCCCGTCGTGGATATCTATAACTTCGATCCTTGGCAGCTCTCTC AAATGTCTGGGGAGGCGTGCAGGGGGGACGACGAGCAGTGGATCTTCTTCTGCCCGCGGCAGGAGCGGGAGGCACAGGGCGGGCGGCCGACGCGCACGACGCCGTCGGGGTACTGGAAGGCCACCGGCTCGCCGAGCCTGGTGTTCTCGTCGGCGAACCGGGCGCTGGGCATGAAGAGGACCATGGTGTTCTACGAGGGCAGGGCGCCCACCGGCACCTCGACCAAGTGGAAAATGAACGAGTACCGAGCCCTCGACCAGTCCGTTTCCGCCGCCGCCGGGCCACCGAAG TTTCGCAGCGAATTCAGCGTGTGCCGGGTGTACACCAGGTCGGGCTGCATAAGAGCGTTCGATCGCCGTCCGACGCCGGCGCAAGGAGTTGAAGAGGCGGCGGCGCTGGTCACCCCCCAAAGAGCGTCTACGGCGTCCGTCGCGCACGACAGCTTTAACTCATCGAACGGCGCAGCAGGCGATGGCTTACAGCGCATTTTGGAGGGACAGCATCAGCATGGCGGCGCCGGCGCCGGCGACAATGACGAAGTGGACGACCCCTTCACGGCATGCATCCGGAGTGGGTCCGACTAA